A window of Akkermansiaceae bacterium genomic DNA:
CGCCCGATGAACCACTCACCATCCTCTATCAGGACGAGTGGCTCGTAGCGGTCGATAAGCCGGCAGGGCATCTTGTGCACCCCGCTGACATCCCCAAGGAGGGGGACATGGTAACGATGAAAATCCTGCGCGACCAGATCGGCCGGCACGTTTATAATATCCACCGGATTGACCGGCCGACAACGGGTGTTCTCCTGTTCGCACTCGCTCGCAATACGGCACGATCACTGCACCGTGCCCTTGAACGACATGAAGTCTGTAAAAAATACTGGGCCGTAGTCAGCGGTCCGGCACCTGACGAACCATGGGAATGCCGGCTCCCTTTGCAAAAAAATCCGGACTCCCCCGTGCAAGAGGCCCGCACCGGTTTTCAGCGGTTAACCAGCATCTCGCCGACCTGTTTGAGTGAAGAAACAACACCTGTGCTCTCGCTCGTCGAAGCCACACCACATACCGGGCGCTACCACCAGATCAGAAGACATCTCATCCACCTCGGCCTGCCCATTGTTGGAGATTATCGCTACGCAGGCATTGAGGCTTCTAATTTGTTAGGAAAATCACTTGGCACCGGAACCAGGATGTTGTTGCAGTCGAAAAGCCTTTCGTTGACCCACCCGGTCACGGGACAACACACCCACATCGAAGCTCCGGTTGACCCCGCTTTCCTTAAGTGCTTTCCAGACCTGGTATCGTGACGAGCGCTTAACACATCCCTACCCAGGCTCATTTACATCGGCTGCGGAATGTGTAAAATGACCTGGAATACTTGAAAGATCCAGCATCCGTCAACGCATTCATCTAGACCCGTTACTCACTTTACGTATGAAATACATCGCCCTCGCCTCACTCTTGCTGAATCTTGGCATTTCCGCCGCCGCTAAACCCAACATCATTTATATTCTTGCCGATGACCTGGGCTACGGCGACCTCGGTTGTTATGGACAAAAGGTGATCCAAACCCCCCGCCTCGACAAGATGGCCAAGGAAGGCATGCTCTTTACCCAACACTACGCCGGCAGCACCGTTTGCGGCCCCTCTCGGGCCTGCATGCTTTCCGGGAAACATAGCGGCCATACATTTCTGCGCGGCAATGGTTCCCTTCAGTTCAGACCGGACCCGCAAGACGAGATCTTCCCGCGCGCACTCCAAAAAGCCGGTTACCATACCGCGATGATCGGAAAATCCGGCCTGGCCTGCAATTCCGACGACGGCTCGCTGCCCAATGCCAAAGGCTTCGACTATTTCTTCGGCTTCTCATCACACACCCAGGCCCACTGGTATTTTCCCAAGTATCTTTGGAGAAATGGCAAGAAGGTGGAATACCCTAACAACTCGCTCCATGAAGGCGACCACTATAGCTCGGAGTTGGTGATCAACGAGGCTCTTCAATACATAGAAAAACAAAAAAACGGGCCGTTTTTCCTCCACCTCGCATTCCAGATCCCCCATGCAAGCCTGCGGGCCAAAGAGGAATGGAAAGCCAAATACCGCCCCATTCTCAAGGAAACGCCGCTGCCACCCAGAAAGCACTCGCACTATTCCTTCGAACCCGAACCCAAAACCACCTACGCCGCCATGGTTTCCTACATGG
This region includes:
- a CDS encoding arylsulfatase, which produces MKYIALASLLLNLGISAAAKPNIIYILADDLGYGDLGCYGQKVIQTPRLDKMAKEGMLFTQHYAGSTVCGPSRACMLSGKHSGHTFLRGNGSLQFRPDPQDEIFPRALQKAGYHTAMIGKSGLACNSDDGSLPNAKGFDYFFGFSSHTQAHWYFPKYLWRNGKKVEYPNNSLHEGDHYSSELVINEALQYIEKQKNGPFFLHLAFQIPHASLRAKEEWKAKYRPILKETPLPPRKHSHYSFEPEPKTTYAAMVSYMDHNVGLVIDKLKELGLDHNTLIIFSSDNGAMQEGGHKRSSFHSNGALRGGKRDLYEGGVRTPTIAWWPGKIAPGSVSDHLSAFWDISPTLRELAGAAPQADTDGLSMVPTLLGKPGQKKHSSLYWEFHEQGGKRAVRKGKWKLVLLKTSTIRNPAPELYNLEKDPAEKNNIAAANPEIVSELQKIMSQSHTLAEHKGFRFASEKKPDPNPSRAKQRNKKPGK